The following coding sequences lie in one Paramisgurnus dabryanus chromosome 16, PD_genome_1.1, whole genome shotgun sequence genomic window:
- the LOC135760852 gene encoding uncharacterized protein isoform X1: MDDYIKTAVFKEERCKGNNRNTDITVHVLKKDSEASKFIQDRLTTINTSKDANFRIVNSASLQNQRDGYFLFTCKRSGACMPRSYRAKGCKAYVSFKRRTDWVNKLVIVERIYSIHSGHDPTSSSEVHSEKICEELVKHIQDLLSLGVKPDTILLKSHEWSKEQGHTDLNNRAYFVTPKDIDNIRTCMMRKNQQHKDDANSTTQLLEGPFRECVVFYQPYSPQTDLVIVLQTPSMRDNLREYGKDIVFMDATHCVNQYGFPLFTLIVRDSHGHGIPVAYMILGNEKQATIQLALEKLKPTFYIAPRCFMVDKDQGEINAIRKVFKESDVLLCWYHVTQAVIRWLSRSESGVSGPEKADTRGQIMQLMAELKSCSTEHEFKEKAGIFHCRFKNLKNVCMYFQNHWEPIGHLWSDFGRCYKHGNSDTNNLIERFFHRLKYQFLCGIRNRRLDHLIDVLLNKTEKYFNIIQDLQSVGRVYNPLQCKIEEMKNSAQRMLDNGWARKVSVASRETYIYNVPSENNPHLVYCVCPAEQFCSCIAGTRGCTCKHLILLSLLTCGDSETFPDINTQLQAHANNLIQRNKYRILCKASKEFEVESLFGRASSKPCVGTNVCECCTFSYHKKCACLLLAKGLLNEVCETKSENIENIPVEPIQHETEDKDRHSSTIWKLENILNTLQTWKKIPEDIAHKVNELDVQIQKENVNTQRFEKLCDDNSRKIRPLFTNRKRKTNRDIATETMNNITSFPVQPRRKQRAVIGPKKNTKIKV; encoded by the exons ATGGATGATTATATAAAGACAGCTGTGTTCAAAGAGGAGAGATGTAAAGGAAACAACAGAAATACTGATATTACAGTTCATGTTCTGAAAAAGGATTCTGAAGCTTCTAAGTTCATTCAAGATAGGCTAACCACCATAAACACCTCCAAAGATGCAAATTTTAGGATTGTGAATTCTGCAAGTCTGCAAAATCAGAGAGATGgatattttttgtttacatgcaaacgCTCTGGAGCATGCATGCCCCGAAGTTATCGAGCCAAAGGATGTAAGGCCTATGTTTCCTTTAAAAGGAGGACAGATTGGGTCAATAAACTGGTTATAGTTGAAAGGATTTACAGTATTCATTCAGGACATGACCCAACAAGTTCTTCTGAGGTTCACTCAGAAAAAATTTGTGAAGAGCTAGTAAAGCATATTCAAGATCTTTTATCTCTTGGTGTTAAGCCAGATACAATTCTCCTAAAATCTCATGAATGGTCCAAGGAACAAGGGCATACTGATCTTAACAACCGAGCATATTTTGTTACTCCAAAAGACATAGACAATATTCGGACATGTATGATGCGAAAAAATCAGCAACACAAAGATGATGCCAATAGTACAACACAACTTCTTGAGGGCCCTTTTAGAGAGTGTGTTGTTTTTTATCAGCCTTACAGCCCTCAAACAGATCTTGTCATAGTTTTGCAAACACCATCGATGAGAGACAACCTTCGAGAATATGGAAAAGATATTGTCTTCATGGACGCAACACACTGTGTCAATCAGTATGGATTTCCTTTATTTACATTAATTGTTAGGGATAGCCATGGTCATGGCATACCTGTTGCCTATATGATCTTGGGAAATGAAAAGCAGGCTACAATTCAGCTGGCACTAGAAAAGCTGAAACCAACGTTTTACATAGCTCCAAG gtGCTTCATGGTCGATAAAGACCAGGGTGAAATCAATGCCATCCGCAAGGTATTCAAAGAGTCAGATGTCCTGCTTTGCTGGTACCATGTCACACAA GCAGTTATCCGTTGGCTGTCAAGGTCAGAGTCTGGAGTGAGTGGACCTGAGAAGGCAGATACAAGGGGACAAATCATGCAATTGATGGCAGAGCTGAAATCCTGTTCCACG GAACATGAATTCAAAGAAAAGGCTGGGATATTCCATTGCAGGTTTAAGAACTTAAAAAATGTGTGCATGTATTTCCAGAACCACTGGGAGCCAATTGGTCATCTGTGGTCAGACTTTGGAAGATGCTATAAGCATGGAAACTCTGACACAAACAATCTAATAGAACG TTTCTTCCACCGTTTAAAATACCAGTTCCTCTGTGGTATCCGGAATCGCAGATTGGATCACCTGATTGATGTGCTACTGAACAAGACAGAGAAGTACTTCAATATAATACAGGATCTACAGTCTGTTGGGAGAGTCTATAATCCTCTGCAATGTAAAATAGAAGAAATGAAAAATTCTGCTCAAAGGATGCTAGACAATGGTTGGGCCAGAAAAGTTAGTGTAGCTTCAAGAGAAACGTACATCTACAATGTTCCATCTGAGAACAATCCACATTTAGTTTACTGTGTATGCCCTGCAGAACAGTTCTGCAGTTGTATAGCTGGTACAAGAGGATGTACATGTAAGCATCTAATCTTATTAAGTCTTCTCACTTGTGGTGATAGTGAGACTTTTCCAGACATAAACACACAATTGCAAGCCCATGCCAACAACCTAATTCAAAGGAACAAGTATCGCATTTTATGCAAAGCCTCAAAAGAATTTGAGGTTGAAAGTTTGTTTGGCAGAGCATCATCAAAACCTTGTGTTGGGACAAATGTATGTGAATGCTGTACTTTCTcatatcataaaaaatgtgcatgTCTGCTACTTGCAAAGGGACTTTTAAATGAGGTATGTGAGACAAAGTCAGAAAACATTGAAAACATTCCAGTGGAGCCTATTCAACATGAAACTGAAGATAAAGATAGGCACAGTTCGACTATTTGGAAACTGGAAAACATACTGAACACTCTACAGACATGGAAGAAAATACCTGAGGATATTGCCCATAAAGTCAATGAACTGGATGTGCAAATACAGAAAGAAAATGTGAACACTCAAAGATTTGAAAAACTTTGTGATGACAACTCGCGTAAAATACGTCCACTATTTACCAATAGAAAAAGAAAGACCAACAGAGACATTGCCACAGAGACAATGAACAATATCACCAGTTTCCCTGTCCAGCCAAGAAGAAAACAAAGAGCAGTCATTGGTCCAAAAAAGAATACCAAAATCAAGGTTTGA
- the LOC135760852 gene encoding uncharacterized protein isoform X2, whose protein sequence is MDDYIKTAVFKEERCKGNNRNTDITVHVLKKDSEASKFIQDRLTTINTSKDANFRIVNSASLQNQRDGYFLFTCKRSGACMPRSYRAKGCKAYVSFKRRTDWVNKLVIVERIYSIHSGHDPTSSSEVHSEKICEELVKHIQDLLSLGVKPDTILLKSHEWSKEQGHTDLNNRAYFVTPKDIDNIRTCMMRKNQQHKDDANSTTQLLEGPFRECVVFYQPYSPQTDLVIVLQTPSMRDNLREYGKDIVFMDATHCVNQYGFPLFTLIVRDSHGHGIPVAYMILGNEKQATIQLALEKLKPTFYIAPRCFMVDKDQGEINAIRKVFKESDVLLCWYHVTQAVIRWLSRSESGVSGPEKADTRGQIMQLMAELKSCSTNHWEPIGHLWSDFGRCYKHGNSDTNNLIERFFHRLKYQFLCGIRNRRLDHLIDVLLNKTEKYFNIIQDLQSVGRVYNPLQCKIEEMKNSAQRMLDNGWARKVSVASRETYIYNVPSENNPHLVYCVCPAEQFCSCIAGTRGCTCKHLILLSLLTCGDSETFPDINTQLQAHANNLIQRNKYRILCKASKEFEVESLFGRASSKPCVGTNVCECCTFSYHKKCACLLLAKGLLNEVCETKSENIENIPVEPIQHETEDKDRHSSTIWKLENILNTLQTWKKIPEDIAHKVNELDVQIQKENVNTQRFEKLCDDNSRKIRPLFTNRKRKTNRDIATETMNNITSFPVQPRRKQRAVIGPKKNTKIKV, encoded by the exons ATGGATGATTATATAAAGACAGCTGTGTTCAAAGAGGAGAGATGTAAAGGAAACAACAGAAATACTGATATTACAGTTCATGTTCTGAAAAAGGATTCTGAAGCTTCTAAGTTCATTCAAGATAGGCTAACCACCATAAACACCTCCAAAGATGCAAATTTTAGGATTGTGAATTCTGCAAGTCTGCAAAATCAGAGAGATGgatattttttgtttacatgcaaacgCTCTGGAGCATGCATGCCCCGAAGTTATCGAGCCAAAGGATGTAAGGCCTATGTTTCCTTTAAAAGGAGGACAGATTGGGTCAATAAACTGGTTATAGTTGAAAGGATTTACAGTATTCATTCAGGACATGACCCAACAAGTTCTTCTGAGGTTCACTCAGAAAAAATTTGTGAAGAGCTAGTAAAGCATATTCAAGATCTTTTATCTCTTGGTGTTAAGCCAGATACAATTCTCCTAAAATCTCATGAATGGTCCAAGGAACAAGGGCATACTGATCTTAACAACCGAGCATATTTTGTTACTCCAAAAGACATAGACAATATTCGGACATGTATGATGCGAAAAAATCAGCAACACAAAGATGATGCCAATAGTACAACACAACTTCTTGAGGGCCCTTTTAGAGAGTGTGTTGTTTTTTATCAGCCTTACAGCCCTCAAACAGATCTTGTCATAGTTTTGCAAACACCATCGATGAGAGACAACCTTCGAGAATATGGAAAAGATATTGTCTTCATGGACGCAACACACTGTGTCAATCAGTATGGATTTCCTTTATTTACATTAATTGTTAGGGATAGCCATGGTCATGGCATACCTGTTGCCTATATGATCTTGGGAAATGAAAAGCAGGCTACAATTCAGCTGGCACTAGAAAAGCTGAAACCAACGTTTTACATAGCTCCAAG gtGCTTCATGGTCGATAAAGACCAGGGTGAAATCAATGCCATCCGCAAGGTATTCAAAGAGTCAGATGTCCTGCTTTGCTGGTACCATGTCACACAA GCAGTTATCCGTTGGCTGTCAAGGTCAGAGTCTGGAGTGAGTGGACCTGAGAAGGCAGATACAAGGGGACAAATCATGCAATTGATGGCAGAGCTGAAATCCTGTTCCACG AACCACTGGGAGCCAATTGGTCATCTGTGGTCAGACTTTGGAAGATGCTATAAGCATGGAAACTCTGACACAAACAATCTAATAGAACG TTTCTTCCACCGTTTAAAATACCAGTTCCTCTGTGGTATCCGGAATCGCAGATTGGATCACCTGATTGATGTGCTACTGAACAAGACAGAGAAGTACTTCAATATAATACAGGATCTACAGTCTGTTGGGAGAGTCTATAATCCTCTGCAATGTAAAATAGAAGAAATGAAAAATTCTGCTCAAAGGATGCTAGACAATGGTTGGGCCAGAAAAGTTAGTGTAGCTTCAAGAGAAACGTACATCTACAATGTTCCATCTGAGAACAATCCACATTTAGTTTACTGTGTATGCCCTGCAGAACAGTTCTGCAGTTGTATAGCTGGTACAAGAGGATGTACATGTAAGCATCTAATCTTATTAAGTCTTCTCACTTGTGGTGATAGTGAGACTTTTCCAGACATAAACACACAATTGCAAGCCCATGCCAACAACCTAATTCAAAGGAACAAGTATCGCATTTTATGCAAAGCCTCAAAAGAATTTGAGGTTGAAAGTTTGTTTGGCAGAGCATCATCAAAACCTTGTGTTGGGACAAATGTATGTGAATGCTGTACTTTCTcatatcataaaaaatgtgcatgTCTGCTACTTGCAAAGGGACTTTTAAATGAGGTATGTGAGACAAAGTCAGAAAACATTGAAAACATTCCAGTGGAGCCTATTCAACATGAAACTGAAGATAAAGATAGGCACAGTTCGACTATTTGGAAACTGGAAAACATACTGAACACTCTACAGACATGGAAGAAAATACCTGAGGATATTGCCCATAAAGTCAATGAACTGGATGTGCAAATACAGAAAGAAAATGTGAACACTCAAAGATTTGAAAAACTTTGTGATGACAACTCGCGTAAAATACGTCCACTATTTACCAATAGAAAAAGAAAGACCAACAGAGACATTGCCACAGAGACAATGAACAATATCACCAGTTTCCCTGTCCAGCCAAGAAGAAAACAAAGAGCAGTCATTGGTCCAAAAAAGAATACCAAAATCAAGGTTTGA
- the LOC135760852 gene encoding uncharacterized protein isoform X4 has product MDDYIKTAVFKEERCKGNNRNTDITVHVLKKDSEASKFIQDRLTTINTSKDANFRIVNSASLQNQRDGYFLFTCKRSGACMPRSYRAKGCKAYVSFKRRTDWVNKLVIVERIYSIHSGHDPTSSSEVHSEKICEELVKHIQDLLSLGVKPDTILLKSHEWSKEQGHTDLNNRAYFVTPKDIDNIRTCMMRKNQQHKDDANSTTQLLEGPFRECVVFYQPYSPQTDLVIVLQTPSMRDNLREYGKDIVFMDATHCVNQYGFPLFTLIVRDSHGHGIPVAYMILGNEKQATIQLALEKLKPTFYIAPRCFMVDKDQGEINAIRKVFKESDVLLCWYHVTQAVIRWLSRSESGVSGPEKADTRGQIMQLMAELKSCSTNHWEPIGHLWSDFGRCYKHGNSDTNNLIERCFQLDYNFSKKTYLFSSTV; this is encoded by the exons ATGGATGATTATATAAAGACAGCTGTGTTCAAAGAGGAGAGATGTAAAGGAAACAACAGAAATACTGATATTACAGTTCATGTTCTGAAAAAGGATTCTGAAGCTTCTAAGTTCATTCAAGATAGGCTAACCACCATAAACACCTCCAAAGATGCAAATTTTAGGATTGTGAATTCTGCAAGTCTGCAAAATCAGAGAGATGgatattttttgtttacatgcaaacgCTCTGGAGCATGCATGCCCCGAAGTTATCGAGCCAAAGGATGTAAGGCCTATGTTTCCTTTAAAAGGAGGACAGATTGGGTCAATAAACTGGTTATAGTTGAAAGGATTTACAGTATTCATTCAGGACATGACCCAACAAGTTCTTCTGAGGTTCACTCAGAAAAAATTTGTGAAGAGCTAGTAAAGCATATTCAAGATCTTTTATCTCTTGGTGTTAAGCCAGATACAATTCTCCTAAAATCTCATGAATGGTCCAAGGAACAAGGGCATACTGATCTTAACAACCGAGCATATTTTGTTACTCCAAAAGACATAGACAATATTCGGACATGTATGATGCGAAAAAATCAGCAACACAAAGATGATGCCAATAGTACAACACAACTTCTTGAGGGCCCTTTTAGAGAGTGTGTTGTTTTTTATCAGCCTTACAGCCCTCAAACAGATCTTGTCATAGTTTTGCAAACACCATCGATGAGAGACAACCTTCGAGAATATGGAAAAGATATTGTCTTCATGGACGCAACACACTGTGTCAATCAGTATGGATTTCCTTTATTTACATTAATTGTTAGGGATAGCCATGGTCATGGCATACCTGTTGCCTATATGATCTTGGGAAATGAAAAGCAGGCTACAATTCAGCTGGCACTAGAAAAGCTGAAACCAACGTTTTACATAGCTCCAAG gtGCTTCATGGTCGATAAAGACCAGGGTGAAATCAATGCCATCCGCAAGGTATTCAAAGAGTCAGATGTCCTGCTTTGCTGGTACCATGTCACACAA GCAGTTATCCGTTGGCTGTCAAGGTCAGAGTCTGGAGTGAGTGGACCTGAGAAGGCAGATACAAGGGGACAAATCATGCAATTGATGGCAGAGCTGAAATCCTGTTCCACG AACCACTGGGAGCCAATTGGTCATCTGTGGTCAGACTTTGGAAGATGCTATAAGCATGGAAACTCTGACACAAACAATCTAATAGAACG ctgctttcagctTGACTACAATTTTTCAAAGAAAACATACTTAT TTTCTTCCACCGTTTAA
- the LOC135760852 gene encoding uncharacterized protein isoform X3 yields the protein MDDYIKTAVFKEERCKGNNRNTDITVHVLKKDSEASKFIQDRLTTINTSKDANFRIVNSASLQNQRDGYFLFTCKRSGACMPRSYRAKGCKAYVSFKRRTDWVNKLVIVERIYSIHSGHDPTSSSEVHSEKICEELVKHIQDLLSLGVKPDTILLKSHEWSKEQGHTDLNNRAYFVTPKDIDNIRTCMMRKNQQHKDDANSTTQLLEGPFRECVVFYQPYSPQTDLVIVLQTPSMRDNLREYGKDIVFMDATHCVNQYGFPLFTLIVRDSHGHGIPVAYMILGNEKQATIQLALEKLKPTFYIAPRCFMVDKDQGEINAIRKVFKESDVLLCWYHVTQAVIRWLSRSESGVSGPEKADTRGQIMQLMAELKSCSTEHEFKEKAGIFHCRFKNLKNVCMYFQNHWEPIGHLWSDFGRCYKHGNSDTNNLIERCFQLDYNFSKKTYLFSSTV from the exons ATGGATGATTATATAAAGACAGCTGTGTTCAAAGAGGAGAGATGTAAAGGAAACAACAGAAATACTGATATTACAGTTCATGTTCTGAAAAAGGATTCTGAAGCTTCTAAGTTCATTCAAGATAGGCTAACCACCATAAACACCTCCAAAGATGCAAATTTTAGGATTGTGAATTCTGCAAGTCTGCAAAATCAGAGAGATGgatattttttgtttacatgcaaacgCTCTGGAGCATGCATGCCCCGAAGTTATCGAGCCAAAGGATGTAAGGCCTATGTTTCCTTTAAAAGGAGGACAGATTGGGTCAATAAACTGGTTATAGTTGAAAGGATTTACAGTATTCATTCAGGACATGACCCAACAAGTTCTTCTGAGGTTCACTCAGAAAAAATTTGTGAAGAGCTAGTAAAGCATATTCAAGATCTTTTATCTCTTGGTGTTAAGCCAGATACAATTCTCCTAAAATCTCATGAATGGTCCAAGGAACAAGGGCATACTGATCTTAACAACCGAGCATATTTTGTTACTCCAAAAGACATAGACAATATTCGGACATGTATGATGCGAAAAAATCAGCAACACAAAGATGATGCCAATAGTACAACACAACTTCTTGAGGGCCCTTTTAGAGAGTGTGTTGTTTTTTATCAGCCTTACAGCCCTCAAACAGATCTTGTCATAGTTTTGCAAACACCATCGATGAGAGACAACCTTCGAGAATATGGAAAAGATATTGTCTTCATGGACGCAACACACTGTGTCAATCAGTATGGATTTCCTTTATTTACATTAATTGTTAGGGATAGCCATGGTCATGGCATACCTGTTGCCTATATGATCTTGGGAAATGAAAAGCAGGCTACAATTCAGCTGGCACTAGAAAAGCTGAAACCAACGTTTTACATAGCTCCAAG gtGCTTCATGGTCGATAAAGACCAGGGTGAAATCAATGCCATCCGCAAGGTATTCAAAGAGTCAGATGTCCTGCTTTGCTGGTACCATGTCACACAA GCAGTTATCCGTTGGCTGTCAAGGTCAGAGTCTGGAGTGAGTGGACCTGAGAAGGCAGATACAAGGGGACAAATCATGCAATTGATGGCAGAGCTGAAATCCTGTTCCACG GAACATGAATTCAAAGAAAAGGCTGGGATATTCCATTGCAGGTTTAAGAACTTAAAAAATGTGTGCATGTATTTCCAGAACCACTGGGAGCCAATTGGTCATCTGTGGTCAGACTTTGGAAGATGCTATAAGCATGGAAACTCTGACACAAACAATCTAATAGAACG ctgctttcagctTGACTACAATTTTTCAAAGAAAACATACTTAT TTTCTTCCACCGTTTAA
- the sybl1 gene encoding vesicle-associated membrane protein 7 produces the protein MAILFAVVARGSTVLAKHARFSGNFLEVTEQILAKIPSENNKLTYSHGSYLFHYICHERIVYLCITDDEFERSRAFGFLNEVKKRFQSTYGSRAQTALPYAMNSEFSNTLAVQMKHHSDPKGSDTLTETQVQVDDLKGIMVRNIDLVAQRGEKLELLIDKTENLVDSSVTFKTTSRNLAHAMCMKNLKLTVIIIVILLVVLYIIVTAACGGLSWPSCRKK, from the exons ATGGCGATTCTGTTTGCGGTGGTGGCTCGTGGTTCCACGGTTCTGGCCAAACATGCTCGTTTCTCTGGAAACTTTCTGGAGGTGACGGAACAGATTCTGGCTAAAATCCCATCTGAAAACAACAAACTCACATACTCTCACGGCAG CTATCTCTTTCACTACATTTGCCACGAGAGGATCGTCTATCTGTGCATTACTGATGAT GAGTTTGAGCGGTCCCGTGCTTTTGGCTTCTTAAATGAAGTGAAGAAGAGATTTCAGAGCACATACGGGTCACGTGCACAGACAGCTCTTCCCTACGCCATGAACAGTGAGTTCTCCAACACGCTGGCTGTACAAATG AAACATCATTCAGACCCCAAAGGCTCAGACACTCTGACAGAAACACAGGTGCAAGTGGATGACCTGAAAGGCATTATGGTCCGAAACATTG ATCTCGTAGCACAGAGAGGAGAGAAGCTAGAGCTCCTTATCGATAAAACTGAGAACTTGGTAGATTCT TCTGTCACCTTTAAAACAACAAGCCGTAACCTGGCACATGCCATGTGTATGAAGAACCTTAAGTTAACAGTCATTATCATAGTAATTCTACTG GTGGTGTTGTACATAATAGTGACTGCTGCTTGTGGAGGACTCAGCTGGCCAAGCTGTCGGAAGAAGTAG